CATGTAGGTCTTGCCGGGGATGGTGCGGACAATTTGTGCAATTGCGCTTTCTTTTCCGGCTACAAGTTCCACTGCCCGTTTGCCTTCAGGGACGGAGAAATGGTCCGAGTCTATGTACTTCACGGCTTTGAGAGACTCCACCATCCATCCTGGTAGAGGAGAGTGATCATCTTCAATGTTGGGTGGGATGAGTACACCCCATGATGTGTTGGGAAACACGTATGGACCTTCTTCAAAACCGGCGTTCTTGAGCAAGTTCTCTACACGTACATAAATCAAACATATCATTCACAATGTAACAACATAATTGGCCACATACCAAACCATCCAAATACAAAGAGTAGCATCTAATTATTGAATGCATAGCTGTGAAACTTAGGTTTGGTGGTGACTGATTCCTTTATTTATGAACAAACAAGAGAGACAGGACAGCGCACAATTTTAATACAGAATGGGAAAGAAGTTTTGGCCCCAAAGACAGTGTCCTAAATATTAGGCTCCAATAAGTCATTTGGTTTTGCTAGCCGCAGCTTATGAGTGGTGGTTGGCCCCAAGCACAAATTGGACCATATAATTTCAGAAAATGACTCCAATTCAAGTCGGTGAGATTAAACAAGATCAATTATGGCATTTTTGTCTGCAAAAAGAACACAGCAGTGAAGCTAATATTTTTACCAATAGGCAGACTGTTGCTGTATAAAGAATTGCAACATTTGCCAATAATTGAACAAGAAAGTGGTCCAACAAGAGGACCCTAAAGGGTGTTGATTTTTATCTTTTAAATTCAAACAAATCCAAAATTGATCTTAAGAGAGAGACATCAGATCAGTATCTCACTCCCACTAGGTCCAAGTAAATACAGAATCCAATCAAAAAATCCGATGATACTTAATAAGGTTAGGGAACATCGAAATAATATCTAGAACGAATCAAGATACGAAACAAAGAAAAACACAATCACATCATTTAGCGAATAAATTTGAGGCGTATAGTGTAAAAGGACTTACTGTTGGTTGCTCGAGGAGGATACAAAGTTCGGATGGCAATTGAATCGATAAGAGGACCGCAAGCAGGGTCTTCCTCCACTCCAGGGTTATGCAAAACAAGCTCAATTTGTGGAAAATCAGCTTGGAATGCCCAAGCATATGAATCCCACCCATTGCTGCTATACACTGTCTGAATTGGTAGCACACCAGAGTCTGGTGCAACAGAGATGTTCAAACGCTCCTCTTGAGCACATGTCCTGGCTGCACTAAATGTAATGGAGTAGTACAAACCCTTGGTCACATTGATCCTCTGCTTAATCGAGGCCTCATTTCCAAGCCTAACTGCATAGGCACCCTCAGGCACAACCAGCAACATGTCCCCTTGCTTCTGGCCTGACTTGATGTACTCAACAAACCCGGAAATCTCCCACTTCGGTATGGCATAGCGTCCGATCACTTCTGTGCCCTTGAGGTCCGAGGGCTTTGGGGCTAGCTCGAAATTCCCATTTTCAAGATAACCTGCATTTGGTATCAAATATTGATGTTAACACAAAGAGTCAAGTATCAAGGCCTAACATTGTAAGCAGTATTGGTCACTCAGAAACCAATCATTGAAATTTCAGACCATATTTGTGTATATCAAACAGATAAACACCAAATAATTCAACCACAGAAGGAAACTATTTACATCATACAAAGAAATGGAGCTAACAACCACATTAACTAGCTAAAATTGTACTAATATGTGAGTGAGTCATTGTTGGCCACACATAGTTACTTCAATTTCATTCATATGAAAATTTTCTAAGAGAATGATTGTCCTTCTGGAGGAATTTCTGCAATGAATATCATGTGTGTTACTGTTCTTTAGCTAAAAACAGCTGATGATATTATTTGATCCTATCACACTTTTGTACCTATCTACTGGGTACATTTGCCACCCATGTGAGTTTTGCTGGGCACATCTGCAAAGCAACTTAAATATTGGGGCACCAGAAATCATTAATCACAACGGTCCATTTATTTGCCTCCTACCGGATCAGATTGGCTGGGATGACATTATCTCTAGCAAAAAACCCCTCTAGAGCAGAAAAGCTAACAATCAAAAGCTGTGACATCTGACAAGAGAATATAACAAAGAATTTTTATTTTTATTTTTTGGCTGGGGGTGGAGTTAAGAGACTGATGAAGAACCAGGAAATGACCTATATGCCCCTGGTAGAATTCAAATTCTCAAGCACATAAATAACATGGTCAGCTTCACCAACCCACATCTGCAAAATTCTGCAGAAAGTTCAGCAGCAAAGGCCGAAAGACTGAACCTTTACTCTAGTGAACAGTGATCACACTTTCTATATGACTTTATAAAACTACATATGCACAAAGATGAGTTCATTTTGGTAATTTTTGACACAAACCATAAGACTAGTACAAGCACAAACATTAAAGGTATGAGCCTCATAACCACGAAGCCAATGAACTAAAGGAGCAAGTTCAGCTTGAAGAAACTACAGAACCACCTCATAAAATAGAAAATTTCTAAAATGGGTTTTTCCTAACCTCTTGAAAATGCAATCTTTGATCTGGGTTTTTCTTACAACTCAATAAATATGCAATCTTTGATATGAGAATTGTATATGTATTTTGCTTACCATCAAGAACAGACTGAGCAGGGTGGCAAGTGGCGCAGAGTAGTAGCACCGCCAAAAACAAAGCAACCGCTCTCATATTTGAATTATTTGAAGCTCTTTATCCCAAAAGGTTTCTGTTCCTTTCGTTTTTTGATGTGGAAGGAGGTGTGGTATACAGAGTGGGATTTCAAGAGGGAGGAGTACTGGTTTATATGCATGCCAAAGTCTTGAAGAGACCTCGGATTTGGGATATATTGCGAATATGCCATTCTTCTGGCTCTATC
The window above is part of the Fragaria vesca subsp. vesca linkage group LG2, FraVesHawaii_1.0, whole genome shotgun sequence genome. Proteins encoded here:
- the LOC101294330 gene encoding uncharacterized protein LOC101294330, with amino-acid sequence MRAVALFLAVLLLCATCHPAQSVLDGYLENGNFELAPKPSDLKGTEVIGRYAIPKWEISGFVEYIKSGQKQGDMLLVVPEGAYAVRLGNEASIKQRINVTKGLYYSITFSAARTCAQEERLNISVAPDSGVLPIQTVYSSNGWDSYAWAFQADFPQIELVLHNPGVEEDPACGPLIDSIAIRTLYPPRATNKNLLKNAGFEEGPYVFPNTSWGVLIPPNIEDDHSPLPGWMVESLKAVKYIDSDHFSVPEGKRAVELVAGKESAIAQIVRTIPGKTYMLTFSVGDASNSCEGSMIVEAFAGRDTIKVPYESKGKGGFKRAVLKFRAVGPRTRIMFLSTFYTMRSDDFSSLCGPVLDDVKLLSLRRPRQ